A single genomic interval of Arachis duranensis cultivar V14167 chromosome 7, aradu.V14167.gnm2.J7QH, whole genome shotgun sequence harbors:
- the LOC107459122 gene encoding vesicle transport protein GOT1, which produces MVSFEMNDRKKIGLGLTGFGIFFSFLGIIFFFDKGLLAMGNILFISGVSLTIGVKSTMQFFTKRSNFKGSISFGIGFLILIMGWPILGMIIEAYGFIVLFSGFWPTLAVFLQKIPILGWLFQQPYVRSLLERYRGRRVPV; this is translated from the exons ATGGTTTCCTTTGAGATGAATGATCGCAAAA AGATCGGGTTAGGGTTAACTGGATTTGGTATATTTTTCTCATTCCTTGGGATTATCTTCTTCTTCGACAAGGGATTACTAGCTATGGGAAAT ATCCTGTTTATTTCTGGAGTGTCCTTAACCATTGGTGTGAAATCCACTATGCAATTCTTCACGAAACGAAGTAATTTCAAG GGATCAATCTCGTTTGGCATTGGATTCTTGATTCTCATCATGGGATGGCCTATTTTGGGCATGATCATTGAGGCTTATGGATTCATAGTACTATTCAG TGGTTTCTGGCCCACACTGGCTGTTTTCTTACAGAAGATTCCAATTCTTGGTTGGTTGTTTCAACAGCCATATGTCCGATCG TTGTTGGAACGTTATAGAGGCCGGCGAGTACCCGTGTAA